A genomic window from Streptomyces sp. NBC_00234 includes:
- a CDS encoding RNA polymerase sigma factor, giving the protein MKGVRTREGALQPGPERGRTLDDRSGGGTVGQAGGQPGGRTDGEAEVIARVRAGEAEAYAQLVHAHTGVALRVAVAFGAGADAEDVVQSAFFKAYRALGRFRDGATFRPWLLRIVVNETRNTVRSAGRARAVAGREARFHGTDPLIPESSDPAVAALAEERRSLLAAALDGLSEEQRQVVTYRYLLEMDEAETAEALGWPRGTVKSRLNRALKKLEKELKEKLRQGPERGREREREHEPQQEREREGGGGHGRASGRG; this is encoded by the coding sequence ATGAAAGGTGTGAGGACGCGGGAGGGGGCCCTGCAGCCGGGGCCGGAGAGGGGCCGCACCCTCGACGACAGGTCCGGGGGCGGCACCGTCGGGCAGGCCGGAGGGCAGCCCGGGGGCCGGACCGACGGCGAGGCCGAGGTCATCGCTCGTGTGCGCGCCGGGGAGGCGGAGGCATACGCGCAGCTGGTGCATGCCCACACGGGGGTCGCGCTGCGGGTGGCGGTCGCCTTCGGCGCGGGCGCGGATGCCGAGGATGTGGTGCAGTCCGCCTTCTTCAAGGCGTACCGCGCTCTCGGGCGTTTCCGGGACGGCGCGACGTTTCGTCCATGGTTGTTACGGATCGTCGTGAATGAGACGAGAAACACAGTGCGATCGGCGGGCCGGGCGCGGGCGGTGGCAGGACGCGAGGCCAGGTTCCACGGGACCGATCCGCTGATACCCGAATCGTCGGACCCGGCGGTGGCCGCGCTCGCGGAGGAGCGGCGGAGCCTTCTGGCGGCCGCACTGGACGGGCTGAGTGAGGAACAGCGCCAGGTCGTGACGTACCGCTATCTGCTGGAGATGGACGAGGCGGAGACGGCAGAGGCGCTGGGCTGGCCGAGAGGGACGGTGAAGTCCCGGCTGAACCGCGCCCTGAAGAAGCTGGAGAAGGAGCTGAAGGAGAAGCTGCGCCAGGGGCCTGAGCGGGGCCGGGAACGGGAGCGGGAACACGAGCCGCAGCAGGAACGGGAGCGGGAGGGAGGTGGAGGGCATGGGAGAGCAAGCGGGCGAGGGTGA
- the trpS gene encoding tryptophan--tRNA ligase, which yields MASERPRVLSGIQPTAGSFHLGNYLGAVRQWVALQESHDAFYMVVDLHAITVPQDPVELRSNTRLAAAQLLAAGLDPERCTLFVQSHVPEHAQLGWIMNCLTGFGEASRMTQFKDKSAKQGADRATVGLFTYPVLQVADILLYQANQVPVGEDQRQHIELTRDLAERFNGRFGQTFTIPAPYILKETAKIYDLQDPAIKMSKSASTPKGLINLLDEPKVTAKKVKSAVTDTDTVIRFDAEKKPGVSNLLTIYSTLTGTGIADLEQKYEGKGYGALKTDLAEVMVEFVTPFRTRTQEYLDDPETLDSILAKGAEKARAVAAETLAQTYDRMGLLPAKH from the coding sequence ATGGCCTCTGAACGCCCCCGCGTGCTCTCCGGAATCCAGCCCACCGCAGGCTCGTTCCACCTCGGCAACTATCTCGGTGCGGTCCGCCAGTGGGTGGCGCTGCAGGAGTCCCACGACGCCTTTTACATGGTCGTGGACCTGCACGCGATCACTGTTCCGCAGGACCCCGTCGAGCTGCGCTCGAACACCCGGCTCGCGGCGGCCCAGCTGCTGGCGGCCGGCCTCGACCCGGAGCGGTGCACGCTCTTCGTCCAGAGTCACGTCCCCGAGCACGCCCAGCTCGGCTGGATCATGAACTGCCTGACCGGCTTCGGTGAGGCGTCCCGCATGACGCAGTTCAAGGACAAGTCCGCCAAGCAGGGCGCCGACCGCGCGACCGTCGGCCTCTTCACGTACCCGGTCCTCCAGGTCGCCGACATCCTGCTCTACCAGGCGAACCAGGTACCGGTCGGCGAGGACCAGCGCCAGCACATCGAGCTCACCCGCGACCTCGCCGAGCGCTTCAACGGCAGGTTCGGACAGACGTTCACGATCCCGGCGCCGTACATCCTCAAGGAGACGGCGAAGATCTACGACCTCCAGGACCCGGCGATCAAGATGAGCAAGTCGGCGTCCACGCCGAAGGGCCTCATCAATCTCCTGGACGAGCCGAAGGTCACGGCCAAGAAGGTCAAGAGCGCGGTCACCGACACCGACACGGTCATCCGCTTCGACGCGGAGAAGAAGCCGGGCGTCAGTAACCTCCTGACCATCTACTCCACCCTCACGGGGACCGGTATCGCGGATCTGGAGCAGAAGTACGAGGGCAAGGGCTACGGTGCGCTGAAGACCGACCTCGCGGAGGTCATGGTGGAATTCGTCACCCCGTTCCGCACCCGTACACAGGAATATCTGGACGACCCGGAGACGCTGGACTCGATCCTGGCCAAGGGCGCGGAGAAGGCCAGGGCCGTCGCCGCCGAGACTCTGGCGCAGACCTACGACCGTATGGGCCTTCTGCCTGCCAAGCACTGA
- a CDS encoding 2'-5' RNA ligase family protein, whose translation MGTVTLGVSIAVPEPYGSLLQERRASFGDPAAHGIPTHVTLLPPTEAEAADLPAIEAHLAQIAAAGRPFPMRLSGTGTFRPLSPVVFVQVVEGASACSWLQKRVRDASGPLVRELQFPYHPHVTVAHGIAEEAMDRAYEELSVYEAAWTCGSFALYEQGADSVWRKINEFPFGAGGGAPAVPAQGGSAVDQPSLHT comes from the coding sequence GTGGGGACCGTAACGCTCGGCGTTTCGATCGCGGTCCCGGAGCCCTACGGCAGCCTGCTCCAGGAGCGGCGCGCGAGCTTCGGGGACCCTGCCGCACATGGCATTCCCACCCACGTCACGCTTCTCCCGCCGACCGAGGCCGAGGCGGCCGACCTGCCCGCGATCGAGGCGCACCTCGCGCAGATCGCGGCGGCCGGCCGCCCCTTCCCGATGCGGCTGTCCGGAACGGGGACCTTCCGTCCCCTCTCGCCGGTCGTCTTCGTCCAGGTCGTCGAGGGCGCCTCCGCCTGCTCCTGGCTGCAGAAGCGGGTCAGGGACGCCTCCGGGCCGCTGGTGCGCGAGCTCCAGTTCCCGTACCACCCCCATGTGACCGTGGCGCACGGCATCGCCGAGGAGGCGATGGACCGTGCCTACGAGGAGCTGTCCGTCTACGAGGCGGCCTGGACCTGCGGTTCCTTCGCTCTGTACGAGCAGGGCGCCGACAGCGTCTGGCGCAAGATCAACGAGTTCCCCTTCGGGGCGGGGGGCGGGGCGCCCGCCGTGCCCGCACAGGGCGGCAGCGCCGTCGACCAGCCCTCCCTGCACACCTGA
- a CDS encoding decaprenylphospho-beta-D-erythro-pentofuranosid-2-ulose 2-reductase — protein sequence MKDAFGAPQSLLVLGGTSEIGLATARRLIGRRTRTVRLAGRPSPALEKAADDLRALGADVRTVAFDALDPESHEATLGGLFAEEDVDMVLMAFGVLGEQGRDEEEPLSAVRVAQTNYTGAVSAGLVCAGALQAQGHGSLVVLSSVAGERARRADFIYGSSKAGLDTFAQGLGDALQGTGVHVMVVRPGFVRSAKTAAMPETPLETTPEAVAEAIVTGLRRRSETVWVPGTLRVVMSALRHVPRPLFRRLPVQ from the coding sequence ATGAAGGACGCCTTCGGTGCTCCGCAGTCCCTGCTCGTCCTCGGCGGCACCTCGGAGATCGGACTGGCCACCGCGCGCCGCCTGATCGGCCGCCGCACCCGCACCGTCCGGCTGGCCGGCCGGCCCTCCCCCGCCCTGGAGAAGGCCGCCGATGACCTGCGGGCGCTCGGAGCCGACGTCCGTACGGTCGCCTTCGACGCGCTGGACCCCGAGTCGCACGAGGCGACGCTCGGCGGGCTGTTCGCCGAGGAGGACGTCGACATGGTGCTGATGGCGTTCGGTGTGCTCGGCGAGCAGGGCCGCGACGAGGAGGAGCCCCTCTCCGCGGTCCGGGTCGCCCAGACCAACTACACGGGGGCGGTCTCCGCCGGGCTGGTGTGCGCCGGCGCGCTTCAGGCGCAGGGCCACGGCTCGCTGGTCGTGCTCTCCTCCGTGGCCGGCGAGCGCGCCCGGCGCGCCGACTTCATCTACGGGTCGAGCAAGGCGGGGCTGGACACGTTCGCCCAGGGGCTCGGGGACGCGTTGCAGGGCACGGGGGTGCATGTGATGGTCGTGCGTCCCGGCTTCGTACGGTCGGCGAAGACGGCGGCCATGCCGGAGACACCGCTGGAGACGACCCCGGAAGCGGTCGCGGAGGCCATCGTGACGGGGCTGCGGCGCCGCTCGGAGACGGTGTGGGTGCCCGGGACCCTCCGGGTCGTGATGTCGGCCCTGCGCCACGTACCGCGCCCGCTGTTCCGACGGCTCCCGGTCCAGTAG
- a CDS encoding FAD-binding oxidoreductase gives MSVDTVSMTGWGRTAPTTALRFRPRTYEEAVAAVRGCGPRGSIARGLGRAYGDAAQNAGGSVLDMTALNRIRSVDTAGGTVVCDAGVSLHRLMHALLPLGWFVPVTPATRYVTVGGAIGADIHGRNQHVSGSFSRHVRSLDLLTADGEVRTVRPGTGLFDATAGGMGLTGVILSATIGLRPVTTSLMSVTTERATDLDDLMARLTAGSRRSTYTAAWIDLLARGRSTGRAVLTRGEHAPLDALPARARRTPLAFRPVHLPAVPPYVPEGLLGRASIALYNEVRYRTAPRHRTGELQRISTFFHPLDGVPHWNRVYGRSGFVQYQFLVGHGQEETLRRIVRRISLRRCPSFQAVLERFGEGDPGWLSFPVPGWSLSLGLPATLPGLAGFLDELDEEVASAGGRVCLAKDSRLRPETLAAMYPRLDEFRALRAEVDPNGAFRSDLSRRLAL, from the coding sequence ATGTCCGTCGACACCGTCTCCATGACCGGCTGGGGCCGCACCGCCCCGACGACCGCACTGCGGTTCCGGCCCCGTACGTACGAGGAGGCGGTGGCCGCGGTGCGCGGCTGCGGGCCCCGCGGCTCCATCGCCCGCGGCCTCGGCCGCGCCTACGGCGACGCGGCGCAGAACGCGGGCGGCTCCGTCCTCGACATGACCGCCCTGAACCGCATCCGCTCCGTCGACACCGCCGGGGGCACGGTGGTCTGCGACGCCGGAGTGAGCCTGCACCGGCTGATGCACGCGCTGTTGCCGCTGGGCTGGTTCGTGCCGGTGACCCCCGCGACCCGTTACGTCACCGTGGGCGGCGCGATCGGCGCCGACATCCACGGCCGCAACCAGCACGTCTCGGGATCCTTCTCCCGGCACGTGCGCTCCCTGGACCTGCTGACCGCCGACGGCGAGGTGCGCACGGTCCGTCCCGGCACCGGCCTCTTCGACGCGACGGCGGGCGGGATGGGCCTCACCGGCGTCATCCTCTCGGCCACCATCGGCCTCCGCCCCGTCACCACCTCGCTGATGTCGGTCACCACCGAACGGGCCACCGACCTCGACGATCTGATGGCCCGTCTCACGGCGGGCAGCAGGCGCTCCACGTACACGGCCGCCTGGATCGATCTTCTGGCGCGCGGGCGGTCAACGGGGCGCGCCGTACTCACCAGGGGAGAGCACGCACCGCTGGACGCACTCCCGGCGCGCGCCCGGCGCACCCCGCTCGCGTTCCGCCCGGTGCACCTGCCCGCCGTGCCCCCGTACGTACCGGAAGGGCTGCTGGGCCGGGCGTCCATCGCCCTGTACAACGAGGTCCGTTACCGCACGGCCCCCCGGCACCGCACCGGCGAGCTCCAGCGGATCTCCACCTTCTTCCACCCCCTGGACGGGGTCCCGCACTGGAACCGCGTCTACGGCCGCAGCGGCTTCGTGCAGTACCAGTTCCTCGTCGGGCACGGCCAGGAGGAGACGCTGCGGCGCATCGTCCGGCGGATCTCCCTGCGCCGCTGCCCCTCGTTCCAGGCCGTGCTCGAACGGTTCGGCGAGGGCGACCCCGGCTGGCTCTCCTTCCCGGTACCCGGCTGGTCCCTCTCCCTGGGGCTGCCCGCGACCCTCCCCGGTCTGGCCGGCTTCCTGGACGAACTCGACGAAGAGGTGGCCTCCGCCGGCGGCCGGGTCTGTCTGGCGAAGGACTCGCGGCTGCGCCCGGAGACGCTCGCGGCGATGTATCCGCGGCTGGACGAATTCCGCGCGCTGCGGGCGGAGGTGGACCCGAACGGAGCGTTCCGGTCGGACCTGTCCCGCCGGCTGGCCCTCTGA
- a CDS encoding YihY/virulence factor BrkB family protein: MDWLKKLPVIGPLVSRLMLTHAYRSYETLERAHWARLAAAITFISFLALFPLIAVGAAIGAALLSSEQLDKIEDKLSEQVPGISDQLGIDNLVAHAATVGLVAGALLLFTGVGWVGSMRDCLRAVWGRDDVDEGNPVLRKLKDAGVLLGLGGAALVTLAVSAVGSTAVGWTADRLGISGDGWGGVLLQVAALVVGVLADFLLLLYLLTLLPGVQPPRRRLVVAGLIGAVGFELLKLLLGSYMRDVAGKSMYGAFGVPVALLLWINFSAKLLLFCAAWTATPSGDPATKTAEEQGDGAPDPVRDVSGAGDAGPDPATASAG, translated from the coding sequence ATGGACTGGCTGAAAAAACTTCCCGTCATCGGGCCGCTCGTCTCCCGGCTGATGCTGACGCACGCCTATCGCTCGTACGAGACCCTGGAGCGCGCCCACTGGGCCCGGCTGGCCGCCGCGATCACCTTCATCAGCTTTCTCGCGCTCTTCCCGCTGATCGCGGTCGGCGCGGCGATCGGCGCGGCACTGCTCTCCTCCGAGCAGCTGGACAAGATCGAGGACAAGCTCTCCGAGCAGGTCCCCGGCATCTCCGACCAGCTCGGCATCGACAATCTGGTGGCCCACGCGGCCACGGTCGGTCTGGTCGCCGGTGCGCTGCTGCTCTTCACCGGCGTCGGCTGGGTCGGCTCGATGCGGGACTGCCTGCGCGCGGTCTGGGGCAGGGACGACGTGGACGAGGGCAATCCGGTCCTGCGCAAGCTCAAGGACGCCGGGGTGCTGCTCGGGCTCGGCGGCGCGGCGCTCGTCACGCTCGCCGTCTCCGCGGTCGGGTCGACGGCGGTCGGCTGGACCGCCGACCGGCTCGGCATCTCGGGTGACGGCTGGGGCGGTGTGCTGTTGCAGGTGGCCGCCCTGGTGGTCGGCGTGCTCGCCGACTTCCTCTTGCTGCTCTACCTGCTGACACTGCTTCCGGGCGTACAGCCGCCGCGGCGCCGGCTGGTGGTCGCGGGGCTGATCGGCGCGGTCGGCTTCGAACTGCTCAAGCTGCTGCTCGGCAGCTATATGAGGGACGTCGCGGGGAAGAGCATGTACGGCGCGTTCGGTGTGCCGGTCGCCCTGCTCCTGTGGATCAACTTCAGCGCGAAACTCCTGCTCTTCTGCGCCGCCTGGACGGCGACGCCGAGCGGAGACCCGGCAACGAAGACGGCAGAGGAGCAGGGCGACGGGGCACCCGACCCGGTACGGGACGTCAGCGGCGCGGGAGACGCCGGACCAGATCCGGCAACGGCCAGCGCCGGTTGA
- a CDS encoding D-alanyl-D-alanine carboxypeptidase family protein yields the protein MPALKKIVLTVASAALLSAFVVSPASAADKDKTDDKQPKPNQPMSQVGGEQLGRVGTQVKLGPGAPVLPKRLTGRSWIVADAENGQVLAAHNSHWRLPPASTLKMLFADTLLTQPELLPKTKVHEVTELELADVGEGSSLVGIKEDQSYTVHDLWLGVFLRSGNDSVHVLSSMFGGVPKTVDAMQEHAEELQALDTTVVSPDGYDSPRQVSSAYDLTLFARSGLQKPDFREYAATATAKFPGEKKKGKKRETFEIQNTNRLITGDIGVDPYKGIAGVKNGYTTHAGNTFTGVAERDGKVLLVTVMNPSSEESHAVYKEAASLLDWGFAASGKVTPVGELVPPKSVDTGAGKGAQPASGANTSDEERKDAKAVAATDGSSGVGIALAIVGGLLVVLSAAVFLVNRRWPLPDLVRRLPRR from the coding sequence GTGCCTGCACTGAAAAAGATCGTACTGACGGTCGCCTCCGCTGCGTTGTTGTCCGCTTTTGTCGTCAGCCCCGCTTCGGCGGCGGACAAGGACAAGACCGACGACAAACAGCCGAAGCCCAACCAGCCGATGTCGCAGGTCGGCGGCGAACAGCTGGGCCGGGTCGGCACCCAGGTGAAGCTGGGCCCCGGCGCCCCCGTCCTTCCGAAGAGGCTCACCGGCCGGTCGTGGATCGTCGCGGACGCGGAGAACGGCCAGGTGCTCGCCGCGCACAACTCCCACTGGCGTCTGCCGCCCGCCTCGACGCTGAAGATGCTCTTCGCTGACACCCTCCTGACGCAGCCGGAACTGCTGCCGAAGACCAAGGTCCACGAGGTGACCGAGCTGGAACTCGCCGACGTGGGCGAGGGAAGCAGCCTGGTCGGCATCAAGGAGGACCAGTCCTACACGGTGCACGACCTGTGGCTCGGGGTGTTCCTGCGCTCGGGCAACGACTCCGTGCACGTGCTGTCGTCGATGTTCGGCGGTGTGCCCAAGACGGTCGACGCCATGCAGGAGCACGCCGAAGAGCTGCAGGCCCTCGACACGACGGTGGTCTCGCCCGACGGCTACGACTCCCCGCGGCAGGTCTCCAGCGCGTACGACCTCACGCTGTTCGCCCGCAGCGGGCTGCAGAAACCGGACTTCCGGGAGTACGCGGCGACGGCCACCGCCAAGTTCCCCGGCGAGAAGAAGAAGGGGAAGAAGCGCGAGACCTTCGAGATCCAGAACACCAACCGGCTGATCACCGGTGACATCGGCGTGGACCCGTACAAGGGCATCGCGGGCGTCAAGAACGGCTACACGACGCACGCGGGCAACACCTTCACCGGTGTCGCCGAGCGCGACGGCAAGGTGCTGCTGGTCACGGTCATGAATCCGTCCTCCGAGGAGAGCCACGCCGTCTACAAGGAGGCGGCGAGCCTCCTCGACTGGGGCTTCGCCGCGAGCGGCAAGGTGACCCCGGTCGGCGAGCTGGTCCCCCCGAAGTCCGTGGACACCGGGGCCGGGAAGGGCGCCCAGCCGGCCAGTGGCGCCAACACGTCCGACGAGGAACGGAAGGACGCCAAGGCCGTCGCCGCCACCGACGGCTCCAGCGGCGTCGGGATCGCTCTGGCGATCGTCGGCGGGCTGCTGGTGGTGCTCTCGGCCGCGGTGTTCCTGGTCAACCGGCGCTGGCCGTTGCCGGATCTGGTCCGGCGTCTCCCGCGCCGCTGA
- a CDS encoding SCO4848 family membrane protein — protein sequence MKLSRPVSWFLLAFGVWSWFIWITFVKNLWKDGSGLAFDDAGDPTAYFWVHLLLAIASFLLGTAVGVIGFRGVRALRAERT from the coding sequence ATGAAGCTCAGCCGCCCCGTCTCCTGGTTCCTGCTCGCCTTCGGGGTGTGGAGCTGGTTCATCTGGATCACTTTCGTCAAGAACCTGTGGAAGGACGGCAGCGGGCTCGCCTTCGACGACGCGGGCGACCCGACGGCGTACTTCTGGGTGCATCTGCTGCTCGCCATCGCGTCGTTTCTCCTGGGGACGGCGGTCGGCGTGATCGGGTTCCGTGGCGTCAGGGCTTTGCGCGCAGAGCGCACATAA
- a CDS encoding metallophosphoesterase — protein MVFVLVAVAVLALLAGVHRYVWRRFVGDTTVPGSALRRAGTVAAFVLPLLTVGALVSGRAGAPFWLQQVLAWPGFLWLAALLYLTLALLVGEAVRPVLRRVLDRRDRAAAEPQEPSAVRTEAGTGPRADARTRNDALVPSGAGSSPAPQTPGPHSGADPAPAVAVPSVASPSRRLFVARAVGGAAAVAGLGTVGYGTYGVMRGPRVKRVTVPLAKLPRSAHGYRIAVVSDIHLGPVLGRAHTQRIVDTINGTRPDLIAVVGDLVDGSVADLGTAAEPLAGLRARHGSYFVTGNHEYFSGAAQWVDHVRELGLHPLENARVEIDGFDLAGVNDVAGESEGQGPDFVRALGDRDRSRASVLLAHQPVVIHDAVEHGVDLQLSGHTHGGQLWPGNLVAELANPTVAGLERYGDTQLYVSRGAGAWGPPVRVGAPSDITVVELASRQA, from the coding sequence GTGGTCTTCGTGCTGGTGGCCGTGGCGGTGCTGGCGCTGCTCGCGGGCGTGCACCGCTATGTGTGGCGGCGCTTCGTCGGCGACACGACGGTGCCGGGCAGCGCGCTGCGCAGGGCGGGCACGGTGGCGGCCTTCGTCCTGCCGCTCCTCACCGTGGGAGCCCTGGTCTCCGGCCGTGCGGGTGCCCCCTTCTGGCTGCAGCAGGTGCTGGCCTGGCCGGGCTTCCTGTGGCTGGCCGCCCTCCTCTATCTGACGCTGGCTCTGCTCGTCGGCGAGGCCGTGCGGCCCGTCCTGCGCCGGGTGCTCGACCGCCGGGACCGTGCCGCGGCGGAGCCGCAGGAGCCCTCCGCGGTGCGTACGGAGGCGGGCACCGGGCCCCGCGCCGACGCCAGGACCCGTAACGACGCACTGGTTCCGTCCGGCGCCGGTTCCTCGCCCGCACCGCAGACCCCCGGGCCGCACAGCGGAGCGGACCCCGCTCCCGCCGTGGCCGTCCCGTCCGTCGCCTCGCCCTCTCGCCGGCTGTTCGTCGCCCGGGCGGTCGGCGGCGCCGCCGCCGTCGCCGGCCTCGGGACCGTCGGGTACGGCACCTACGGCGTGATGCGCGGTCCCCGCGTCAAGCGGGTGACGGTGCCCCTCGCCAAGCTGCCGCGCTCGGCGCACGGATACCGGATCGCCGTCGTCAGCGACATCCACCTCGGCCCCGTCCTCGGGCGCGCCCACACTCAGCGGATCGTCGACACGATCAACGGGACACGGCCGGATCTGATCGCTGTCGTCGGAGACCTCGTCGACGGTTCCGTCGCCGACCTCGGTACGGCGGCCGAGCCCCTCGCCGGGCTCCGCGCCCGCCACGGCAGCTACTTCGTCACCGGCAACCACGAGTACTTCTCCGGCGCCGCCCAATGGGTCGACCACGTGCGCGAGCTGGGTCTGCACCCGCTGGAGAACGCGCGGGTCGAGATCGACGGCTTCGATCTCGCCGGGGTCAACGACGTCGCGGGGGAGAGCGAGGGCCAGGGCCCCGACTTCGTACGCGCCCTCGGCGACCGGGACCGCAGCCGAGCCTCCGTTCTCCTCGCCCACCAGCCCGTCGTCATCCACGACGCCGTCGAGCACGGCGTCGACCTCCAGCTCTCCGGGCACACCCACGGCGGTCAGCTCTGGCCCGGCAACCTCGTCGCCGAGCTCGCCAACCCGACGGTCGCGGGGCTCGAACGCTACGGCGACACCCAGCTCTACGTCTCGCGCGGCGCGGGAGCCTGGGGTCCGCCCGTGCGGGTGGGCGCGCCGTCCGACATCACCGTCGTGGAGCTCGCCTCCCGGCAGGCGTAG
- a CDS encoding ABC transporter substrate-binding protein — translation MRSIRVRILAIFAVLVIAGVGAWQLLPSDEVKKDPITVGTTDEVTSLDPAGAYDAGSWAIYSNLYQSLMTFKSGAIVPEPDAAESCGFIGQKLQTYQCKLRDDLTFSNGRKVTAKDVEYSFERMLRIKTDVGPSVLFPSLKSIVAEDRTVTFNLSARDATFPQKLATGAGSIVDREQYPADKLRSGSQVDGSGPYVLKAYEPGISAELTPNPAYKGALKKSGVPVTIRYYKGSDELLTAWNASVLDITHRQLPPARLAELNPADPDLRITEADSAEIRNLVFNVRQGSPLANKKVRQAIASIIDRGPLVTDVYKSTVEPLYSLIPQGYIGHSTPFFDAYPQPDAARAKRLMQEAGVQTPLHITFAYRADDAYTKETAELRRQLEKDGLFKVSVKAVEWQDFQKGYAAGDYDAYTVGWLPDYPDPDTFSQPLVGRENSLHNGYTSKRMDSLITSTLQYSDRSRTSSDFKDLQALVGEDVPLVPLWQKKDYVVSRTDVSGSQYLSDGTGVWRLWELNWI, via the coding sequence ATGCGGTCGATCCGGGTACGGATTCTCGCGATATTCGCGGTATTGGTCATCGCAGGCGTCGGCGCCTGGCAACTCCTTCCCTCCGACGAGGTGAAGAAGGACCCCATCACGGTCGGTACGACGGACGAGGTCACCTCGCTCGACCCGGCGGGAGCGTACGACGCCGGTTCCTGGGCGATCTACAGCAACCTGTACCAGTCGCTCATGACCTTCAAGTCCGGTGCGATCGTGCCGGAACCCGACGCCGCCGAGAGCTGTGGCTTCATCGGGCAGAAGCTCCAGACGTACCAGTGCAAGCTCCGCGACGACCTGACGTTCTCCAACGGCCGGAAGGTCACGGCGAAGGACGTCGAGTACTCCTTCGAGCGGATGCTGCGGATCAAGACGGACGTCGGCCCCTCGGTGCTCTTCCCGAGCCTGAAGTCGATCGTCGCCGAGGACCGCACGGTCACCTTCAACCTCTCCGCACGCGATGCGACGTTCCCCCAGAAGCTGGCCACCGGTGCCGGTTCGATCGTCGACCGTGAGCAGTACCCGGCGGACAAGCTGCGCTCCGGGAGCCAGGTCGACGGCTCGGGGCCGTACGTCCTGAAGGCGTACGAGCCCGGCATCAGTGCCGAGCTCACGCCCAACCCGGCGTACAAGGGCGCGCTGAAGAAGTCGGGCGTGCCGGTGACGATCCGCTACTACAAGGGATCCGACGAGCTCCTGACGGCGTGGAACGCCTCCGTGCTCGACATCACGCACCGTCAGCTGCCGCCCGCCAGGCTCGCCGAGCTGAACCCGGCCGACCCCGACCTGCGGATCACCGAGGCCGACAGCGCCGAGATCCGCAACCTGGTCTTCAACGTCCGTCAGGGCTCCCCGCTGGCGAACAAGAAGGTCCGCCAGGCCATCGCGTCGATCATCGACCGCGGGCCGCTGGTGACCGACGTGTACAAGAGCACCGTCGAACCGCTCTACTCGCTGATCCCGCAGGGCTACATCGGGCACAGCACCCCGTTCTTCGACGCCTACCCGCAGCCCGACGCCGCGCGTGCCAAGCGGCTGATGCAGGAAGCGGGCGTGCAGACGCCGCTGCACATCACCTTCGCCTACCGCGCCGACGACGCGTACACGAAGGAGACCGCGGAGCTGCGACGCCAGCTGGAGAAGGACGGTCTGTTCAAGGTCTCGGTGAAGGCCGTGGAGTGGCAGGACTTCCAGAAGGGGTACGCGGCGGGCGACTACGACGCGTACACCGTCGGCTGGCTCCCCGACTACCCGGACCCCGACACCTTCAGCCAGCCGCTGGTCGGCCGCGAGAACAGCCTCCACAACGGCTACACCAGCAAGCGCATGGACTCGCTGATCACGTCGACACTCCAGTACAGCGACCGCAGCCGCACCTCGTCCGACTTCAAGGACCTGCAGGCGCTGGTGGGCGAGGACGTCCCGCTCGTACCGCTGTGGCAGAAGAAGGACTACGTCGTCAGCCGGACGGACGTGTCCGGTTCGCAGTACCTCTCGGACGGCACCGGTGTCTGGCGCCTGTGGGAACTGAACTGGATCTGA
- a CDS encoding TetR/AcrR family transcriptional regulator — MKDEQGGNEAKPVKAQKSEQTRTLILETALRLFQERGFDKTTMRAIAKEAGVSVGNAYYYFASKEHLVQGFYDRIGAEHGAAVREVLNKETDLETRLAGVLTAWLDIAAPYHEFAAQFFKNAADPESPLSPFSAESEPAREASIAIHREVLSGSKAKIPAELEDILPELMWLSQMGLVLYWVFDRSPERERSRRLAARGARLTTRGVALARFRVLRPLVHEVHELFTDFLPGMAETATARKRS, encoded by the coding sequence GTGAAGGACGAGCAGGGCGGTAACGAAGCCAAGCCGGTCAAGGCCCAGAAGAGCGAGCAGACCCGCACGCTCATCCTCGAAACGGCGCTCCGGCTCTTCCAGGAGCGCGGCTTCGACAAGACGACGATGCGGGCCATCGCCAAGGAGGCCGGGGTCTCCGTCGGCAACGCCTACTACTACTTCGCCAGCAAGGAACACCTCGTCCAGGGCTTCTACGACCGGATCGGCGCCGAGCACGGCGCCGCCGTCCGTGAGGTCCTGAACAAGGAGACGGACCTGGAGACGCGGCTCGCCGGGGTGCTGACGGCCTGGCTGGACATCGCGGCGCCGTACCACGAGTTCGCGGCCCAGTTCTTCAAGAACGCCGCCGACCCGGAGAGCCCGCTCAGCCCCTTCTCCGCGGAATCGGAGCCCGCCCGCGAGGCGTCCATCGCGATTCACCGCGAGGTACTGTCCGGCTCCAAGGCCAAGATCCCCGCGGAACTCGAGGACATCCTCCCCGAGCTGATGTGGCTCTCCCAGATGGGACTCGTCCTGTACTGGGTCTTCGACCGCTCACCGGAGCGCGAGCGCAGCCGCCGCCTCGCGGCCCGCGGCGCCCGGCTCACCACCCGGGGCGTCGCCCTCGCCCGGTTCCGGGTCCTGCGCCCGCTCGTCCACGAAGTGCACGAGCTGTTCACGGACTTCCTGCCGGGCATGGCCGAGACGGCCACCGCCCGCAAGAGGTCCTAG